The following proteins are co-located in the Sphingomonas donggukensis genome:
- a CDS encoding GIY-YIG nuclease family protein, with protein MFYVYILRSVGDPEQHYTGLTDDLRARLAEHNAGRSAHTAKYRPWILVSYTALPNRERAAAFERYLKSGSGRAFANRHLR; from the coding sequence ATGTTCTACGTCTACATCCTGCGCAGCGTGGGCGATCCCGAACAGCATTACACTGGATTGACGGATGACCTGCGGGCGCGGCTGGCGGAGCATAATGCCGGGCGATCGGCGCACACTGCGAAGTATCGACCGTGGATTTTGGTCAGTTACACGGCGCTGCCAAACCGCGAACGCGCTGCCGCCTTCGAGCGCTATCTGAAGTCCGGTTCGGGTCGGGCCTTTGCAAACCGACATTTGCGATGA
- a CDS encoding M20/M25/M40 family metallo-hydrolase, translated as MRLPLTLAATSLIAIAMPAAAQQADRTQINRIIDEGTNQSEVVMTAQHLMDVIGPRLTNSPGMRKAEGWTQDKFRTWGLKNIHKEGFDFGRGWQIMSSSVRMVTPRPIQLTAIPIAWTPATNGAISGPVIVAPISAERHFDKWRGQLRGKIVMISLPTQGSEPNEAPFERLSGDDIAKLDQFRQPRYDPEAADRRVKRLDFAKKLDAFLKAEGAIAYATQSYRDGKLVHGEGYMFAVGDTPAIPGVQIAAEDYRRLARLAKMGPAPTLEINSDVRFDDSDTQAYNIFAEIPGTDPKAGYVMAGAHLDSWVAGDGASDNGAGTVMVMEAARILAKMGVRPKRTIRFALWAGEEQGLLGSLDYVEKNLATRGPGGNRQTGLARYMGWSNRWPVTAQPGYENLAAYFNIDNGSGKLRGLYAENNPAVVPIFREWLSPFAGMGAKDVVIGRTGGTDHVFMQAVGIPGYQFIQDPLDYDSRVHHSSIDTFDHMKADDLRQGSIVLAGMLLQSANAEKPLPRMLPQQPKVTDPFNYTDPDEDR; from the coding sequence ATGCGCCTGCCGCTCACACTCGCCGCCACCTCTCTCATCGCCATCGCCATGCCCGCCGCCGCGCAGCAGGCCGACCGCACCCAGATCAACCGCATCATCGACGAGGGCACGAATCAGTCCGAGGTCGTCATGACCGCGCAGCATCTGATGGACGTCATTGGACCCCGCCTCACCAACTCGCCGGGCATGCGCAAGGCGGAGGGCTGGACCCAGGACAAGTTCCGCACTTGGGGGCTGAAGAACATCCACAAGGAGGGCTTCGATTTCGGCCGCGGATGGCAGATCATGTCGTCCAGCGTGCGGATGGTCACGCCCCGCCCGATCCAGCTGACCGCGATCCCGATCGCGTGGACGCCCGCCACCAACGGCGCGATCAGTGGGCCCGTCATCGTCGCGCCGATCAGTGCCGAACGCCATTTCGACAAGTGGCGCGGCCAGCTTCGCGGCAAGATCGTGATGATCTCGCTGCCGACGCAGGGGTCCGAGCCCAATGAGGCGCCGTTCGAGCGGCTGTCGGGCGACGACATCGCGAAACTCGATCAGTTCCGCCAGCCGCGCTACGACCCCGAGGCCGCCGACCGTCGCGTCAAGCGGCTCGACTTCGCCAAGAAGCTCGATGCGTTCCTGAAGGCCGAGGGCGCGATCGCCTACGCCACGCAAAGCTACCGCGACGGCAAGCTGGTCCACGGCGAAGGCTATATGTTCGCGGTCGGCGACACGCCGGCGATCCCCGGCGTCCAGATCGCGGCGGAGGACTACCGCCGCCTCGCCCGCCTCGCCAAGATGGGCCCGGCCCCGACGCTGGAGATCAACTCCGACGTCCGCTTCGACGACAGCGATACGCAGGCGTACAACATCTTCGCCGAAATTCCCGGCACCGATCCGAAGGCTGGCTACGTCATGGCCGGCGCCCACCTCGATTCGTGGGTGGCGGGCGACGGCGCGTCGGATAACGGCGCCGGGACCGTCATGGTGATGGAAGCGGCGCGCATCCTCGCGAAGATGGGCGTGCGGCCGAAGCGCACGATCCGCTTCGCGCTGTGGGCGGGCGAGGAACAGGGCCTGCTCGGCAGCCTCGATTACGTCGAGAAGAACCTCGCGACCCGCGGCCCCGGCGGCAATCGCCAGACCGGGCTTGCGCGCTACATGGGCTGGTCGAACCGCTGGCCGGTCACCGCCCAGCCCGGCTACGAGAATCTCGCGGCGTATTTCAACATCGACAACGGCTCGGGCAAGCTGCGCGGCCTGTATGCGGAGAACAATCCCGCGGTCGTGCCGATCTTCCGCGAATGGCTGAGCCCGTTTGCGGGCATGGGCGCGAAGGACGTCGTGATCGGGCGCACCGGCGGCACCGACCATGTCTTCATGCAGGCGGTCGGCATCCCCGGCTACCAGTTCATCCAGGATCCGCTCGACTACGACAGCCGCGTGCATCACTCGTCGATCGACACCTTCGATCACATGAAGGCGGACGACCTGCGCCAGGGTTCGATCGTGCTCGCCGGCATGCTGCTCCAGTCGGCCAATGCCGAAAAGCCGCTGCCGCGGATGCTGCCGCAGCAGCCCAAGGTCACCGATCCCTTCAACTACACCGACCCGGACGAGGACCGATGA
- a CDS encoding TrmH family RNA methyltransferase encodes MSKRGHKPGHRPGKSPASRPRFWGRHPVTAALANPERVIRKMWGTREALSALGAVPPTIPVTIADVADLARLVPGDAPHQGLVIEVDPLEDIWLGDLLAQGAGADDRRPLVVLDQVTDPHNVGAVLRSAAAFGALGIVTQDRHAPPESGALARAASGTLETVPWVRVVNLARALEEMAEATYWRIGLTGAGTATLAESLGAPKVALVLGAEGEGMRANTEAHCDALARLPISDQVESLNVSNAAAIALYAVATA; translated from the coding sequence ATGAGCAAGCGCGGCCACAAGCCTGGACACCGCCCCGGCAAATCCCCCGCGTCGCGCCCCCGCTTCTGGGGCCGCCACCCGGTGACGGCAGCGCTCGCCAACCCCGAGCGCGTGATCCGCAAGATGTGGGGCACGCGCGAGGCGCTCAGCGCACTCGGCGCGGTACCGCCGACGATACCCGTGACCATCGCCGACGTCGCCGACCTCGCGCGGCTGGTGCCCGGCGACGCCCCGCACCAGGGTCTGGTGATCGAGGTCGATCCGCTCGAGGACATCTGGCTCGGCGACCTGCTCGCGCAAGGCGCCGGTGCCGACGATCGCCGCCCGCTCGTCGTGCTCGACCAGGTGACCGATCCGCACAACGTCGGCGCGGTGCTGCGCTCGGCGGCGGCGTTCGGCGCGCTCGGCATCGTCACGCAGGATCGCCACGCGCCCCCGGAATCGGGCGCGCTCGCTCGTGCGGCGTCGGGCACGCTGGAGACGGTGCCATGGGTCCGCGTCGTCAACCTCGCCCGCGCGCTGGAGGAGATGGCGGAGGCGACCTACTGGCGCATCGGCCTGACCGGCGCGGGCACGGCGACGCTCGCCGAATCGCTCGGCGCGCCCAAGGTCGCGCTGGTGCTCGGCGCCGAGGGCGAAGGCATGCGCGCGAATACCGAAGCGCACTGCGACGCGCTCGCCCGCCTGCCGATCAGCGACCAGGTCGAAAGCCTCAACGTATCGAACGCAGCCGCGATCGCACTGTATGCGGTGGCAACGGCGTGA
- a CDS encoding PP2C family protein-serine/threonine phosphatase, whose translation MNAVPRARVWRGDALARSTARSHVGRVRRINEDRVFDWPDGGVWAVIDGMGGHRGGDVAAQTVVEALRGLQAGADSVLAALADANARIHARNAAEGEQAGATVVALGLDDGRATIAWAGDSRCYRWRDGALELLTRDHSVVQELVDAGLLTADGAARHPQANVITRALGVDATCDVETRVADYRAGDRFLLCSDGLSRSLVDGDVTDAPIEALADDLLARALANDGSDNISLMLVDPGG comes from the coding sequence ATGAACGCGGTGCCGCGCGCGCGGGTCTGGCGGGGCGATGCGCTGGCGCGCTCGACCGCGCGCAGCCATGTCGGACGGGTGCGCCGGATCAACGAGGACCGCGTGTTCGACTGGCCCGATGGCGGCGTGTGGGCGGTGATCGACGGCATGGGCGGCCACCGCGGCGGCGACGTCGCGGCGCAGACCGTCGTGGAGGCGTTGCGCGGGCTCCAGGCCGGGGCCGACAGCGTCCTGGCTGCGCTCGCCGATGCCAATGCGCGCATCCACGCCCGCAACGCCGCCGAGGGCGAGCAGGCCGGGGCGACCGTCGTCGCGCTGGGGCTGGACGACGGGCGCGCGACAATCGCCTGGGCGGGCGACAGCCGCTGCTACCGCTGGCGGGACGGCGCGCTCGAATTGCTGACCCGCGACCACAGCGTCGTGCAGGAGCTGGTCGATGCCGGCCTGCTGACCGCGGACGGCGCCGCGCGGCACCCGCAGGCCAATGTCATCACCCGCGCGCTGGGCGTCGATGCGACCTGCGACGTGGAGACGCGGGTCGCCGACTACCGCGCCGGCGACCGCTTCCTGCTGTGCTCCGACGGGCTGTCGCGGTCGCTGGTCGACGGCGACGTCACCGACGCCCCGATCGAGGCCTTGGCCGACGACCTGCTGGCGCGGGCGCTCGCCAACGACGGCAGCGACAACATCTCGCTGATGCTGGTCGATCCGGGCGGTTGA
- a CDS encoding type VI secretion system-associated FHA domain protein, whose protein sequence is MYMLQLFDRADEVQPIDARLLRDGVLKIGRDSAADWTIADPDFELSRAHCELAVTGAGLSLRALGANGVFDDATGTRFPDAVDVDVPLPATLRFGRFRLRAAAAPHGDAPADMARTMVLTPPLGTSAAVPDDWSDAVPAPPTGGGSLLEAFCDGAGLDASLLSSEDPAEVLRRAGAVYRQMVLGIGDLMAERNRARAQYELSRTTIGGANNNPFKWAPTQRLAVDLLLNGSGSFLSGPAALQSSFRDIKRHLIATFAGLHGSLRAAIAAFDPAELDAAAAPRASLLKSRAAVIAEDVAARHADLAAQLDGGGGGSLDRAFVAAYDQADAAAAREAGQ, encoded by the coding sequence ATGTACATGCTCCAGCTGTTCGACCGCGCCGACGAGGTCCAGCCGATCGACGCGCGCCTGCTGCGCGACGGCGTGCTGAAGATCGGGCGCGACAGTGCCGCCGACTGGACGATCGCCGATCCCGATTTCGAACTGTCGCGCGCGCATTGCGAGCTGGCCGTCACCGGCGCAGGCCTGAGCCTGCGCGCGCTGGGCGCCAACGGCGTGTTCGACGACGCCACCGGCACGCGCTTTCCCGATGCCGTCGACGTGGACGTGCCGCTGCCCGCGACGCTGCGCTTCGGGCGGTTCCGGCTGCGCGCGGCGGCCGCTCCGCACGGCGACGCGCCCGCCGACATGGCGCGGACGATGGTGCTGACCCCGCCGCTCGGCACGTCGGCTGCCGTGCCCGACGACTGGAGCGACGCCGTTCCGGCCCCGCCGACCGGCGGCGGCTCGCTGCTGGAGGCGTTCTGCGACGGCGCGGGGCTCGATGCATCGCTGCTGTCGAGCGAGGATCCCGCCGAGGTGCTGCGCCGGGCGGGCGCGGTCTATCGCCAGATGGTGCTCGGAATCGGCGACCTGATGGCCGAGCGCAATCGCGCGCGGGCGCAATACGAACTCTCCCGCACGACGATCGGGGGCGCGAACAACAACCCGTTCAAATGGGCGCCGACGCAGCGGCTGGCCGTCGACCTGCTGCTGAACGGATCGGGCAGTTTCCTGAGCGGGCCGGCGGCGCTGCAATCGTCGTTCCGCGATATCAAGCGCCACCTGATTGCGACCTTTGCGGGGCTGCACGGCAGCCTGCGCGCGGCGATCGCGGCGTTCGATCCCGCGGAACTGGACGCAGCGGCAGCGCCCCGCGCGTCGCTGTTGAAGAGCCGCGCCGCAGTGATCGCCGAGGATGTCGCCGCGCGCCACGCCGACCTGGCGGCGCAGCTCGACGGCGGCGGCGGCGGATCGCTCGACCGCGCGTTCGTCGCCGCCTACGACCAGGCTGATGCCGCCGCCGCGCGCGAGGCCGGACAATGA
- a CDS encoding serine/threonine-protein kinase: MTMLGRYRIDSRLGEGAMADVYRAHDPDIGRTVAIKVLKPEYARDPELGARFLREARAAGALSHANIATIYDVGEADGVAYIAMELVDGQPLDVLLQNHGRMPYERVLDLGRQLASALGYAHGCGVVHRDVKPSNILLSADGKTAKLLDFGVARVGEMDAATAHSQLAKTQVGQLIGTPRYMSPEQALGLPVDHRSDLFSLGVVLYEMITGKVAFPGTALATLAIQIAQEKVEPIDRSAADCPPGLRFVIDKLLAKKPEQRFADGAALEAALTREIAAQGEAPAGRRGVPLKVKLPATLALVTALTLGACISFGLARERQALERMALVSGNSTATFLTSNAAVLAADNAGLPADQQDWSALQAFAVSAGRDSGIRELVVADSGGVVRAASDAALVGTRYRPHGGEGVMRDGALHASAVADNGRGRGIRFVQPIAYAGANFGTVDLVMRRTALDAALDAARTSQLVLAGVVMLVVLVIGYLSGAMVARPLARLRRALDEAAKSGFQLRISHRRRDEFGAAFDAFNHAAAAVEGRIDAPADAADAMAATRIARAPRLAA; this comes from the coding sequence ATGACGATGCTGGGCCGATACCGGATCGATTCGCGGCTGGGCGAAGGCGCGATGGCCGACGTCTATCGCGCGCACGACCCCGACATCGGCCGCACCGTGGCGATCAAGGTGCTGAAGCCCGAATATGCGCGCGACCCCGAACTCGGCGCGCGCTTCCTGCGCGAGGCGCGGGCCGCGGGGGCGCTCAGCCACGCCAATATCGCCACCATCTACGACGTGGGCGAGGCCGACGGCGTCGCGTACATCGCGATGGAGCTGGTCGACGGCCAGCCGCTCGACGTGCTGCTGCAGAACCACGGACGGATGCCGTACGAGCGCGTGCTCGACCTCGGTCGGCAGCTGGCGAGTGCGCTCGGCTATGCGCATGGCTGCGGCGTCGTCCACCGCGACGTGAAGCCGTCGAATATCCTGCTGTCGGCGGACGGCAAGACCGCCAAGCTGCTCGATTTCGGGGTGGCGCGAGTGGGGGAGATGGATGCCGCGACCGCGCACAGCCAGCTGGCGAAGACGCAGGTCGGCCAGCTGATCGGCACGCCGCGCTACATGAGCCCCGAACAGGCTTTGGGCCTGCCGGTCGATCACCGATCCGACCTGTTTTCGCTGGGCGTCGTTTTGTACGAGATGATTACCGGCAAGGTCGCGTTTCCGGGAACGGCGCTCGCGACGCTCGCCATCCAGATCGCGCAGGAAAAGGTCGAACCGATCGACCGCTCCGCCGCCGATTGCCCGCCGGGACTGCGCTTCGTCATCGACAAGCTGCTGGCGAAGAAGCCCGAGCAGCGTTTTGCCGACGGTGCCGCGCTGGAGGCCGCGCTGACGCGCGAGATCGCCGCGCAGGGCGAGGCGCCGGCGGGGCGGCGGGGGGTGCCGCTGAAGGTGAAGCTGCCGGCGACGCTGGCGTTGGTTACCGCGCTGACGCTGGGTGCGTGCATCAGTTTCGGGCTGGCGCGCGAGCGGCAGGCGCTGGAGCGGATGGCGCTGGTGTCGGGCAATTCGACCGCGACGTTCCTGACGAGCAACGCCGCGGTGCTGGCCGCCGACAACGCCGGGCTGCCCGCCGATCAACAGGACTGGTCGGCGTTGCAGGCGTTCGCGGTGAGTGCGGGGCGCGATTCGGGCATCCGCGAGCTGGTCGTCGCCGATTCGGGCGGCGTGGTGCGCGCGGCGTCCGATGCGGCGCTGGTCGGCACGCGCTATCGCCCGCACGGCGGCGAGGGCGTGATGCGCGACGGGGCGCTGCACGCGAGCGCGGTGGCGGATAACGGGCGCGGGCGGGGCATCCGCTTCGTCCAGCCGATCGCCTATGCCGGTGCGAATTTCGGGACGGTCGACCTGGTGATGCGGCGCACCGCGCTCGACGCGGCGCTGGATGCGGCGCGCACCTCGCAGCTGGTGCTGGCGGGGGTCGTGATGCTGGTGGTGCTGGTGATCGGCTATCTGAGCGGCGCGATGGTCGCGCGCCCGCTCGCGCGGTTGCGCCGTGCGCTCGACGAGGCGGCGAAGTCCGGCTTCCAGCTGCGCATCTCGCACCGCCGGCGCGACGAATTCGGCGCGGCGTTCGACGCGTTCAACCATGCCGCCGCCGCGGTCGAGGGGCGGATCGATGCGCCCGCCGACGCCGCCGATGCGATGGCCGCGACGCGGATCGCGCGCGCCCCCCGGCTGGCGGCATAG
- a CDS encoding LysM peptidoglycan-binding domain-containing protein, with amino-acid sequence MTQTMKFWGAAALSLALAACSGGPARVASTPTPAVSTAGEVDRINDLLLAGDTGGARKALKAVLKREPMNANALLLRDSVERDPKELLGPQSYPYAVRSGDTITGLATRLLGNRLKAYQLARYNDLTAPYALAPGQSLRIPGTPPRPEPVRSEPVRRPEPAPAKPAPAPKPTAAKPAAPAANPVLARQLRTAGLAALNQGNVARAVAMLRRAAAADPGNPAIAADLARAERIAATVRARQ; translated from the coding sequence ATGACACAGACGATGAAATTCTGGGGCGCAGCGGCGCTGTCGCTGGCGCTGGCGGCGTGTTCGGGCGGGCCGGCGCGGGTCGCCTCCACGCCGACGCCAGCGGTCAGCACCGCGGGCGAGGTCGATCGGATCAACGACCTGCTGCTGGCCGGCGACACCGGCGGCGCGCGCAAGGCGCTGAAGGCGGTGCTGAAGCGCGAGCCGATGAACGCGAACGCGCTGCTGCTGCGCGATTCGGTCGAGCGCGACCCGAAGGAGCTGCTGGGGCCGCAGAGCTATCCGTACGCGGTGCGCAGCGGCGACACGATCACGGGGCTCGCGACCCGGCTGCTGGGCAACCGGCTGAAGGCGTATCAGCTGGCGCGGTACAACGACCTGACGGCGCCCTATGCGCTGGCGCCGGGGCAGAGCCTGCGCATCCCCGGCACGCCGCCGCGGCCCGAGCCGGTGCGCAGCGAGCCCGTGCGGCGGCCCGAGCCGGCCCCTGCGAAGCCTGCGCCCGCGCCCAAGCCGACGGCGGCAAAGCCCGCCGCGCCCGCCGCCAATCCGGTGCTGGCACGTCAGTTGCGGACTGCGGGCCTTGCCGCGCTCAACCAGGGCAATGTCGCGCGCGCAGTCGCCATGCTGCGCCGTGCCGCCGCCGCCGACCCCGGCAATCCCGCGATCGCGGCGGATCTGGCGCGCGCCGAGCGCATCGCGGCGACGGTCAGGGCGCGCCAGTAA
- a CDS encoding putative bifunctional diguanylate cyclase/phosphodiesterase translates to MYAAPLIRRVALTRAAPVAFAAVVAVPAALIGEMALAVAAAVLAIGAALWIDWLQRRVAGDKAPQSGTEPPPVQRQRVVEVHPVSGLPVREGLIERIARDRGGLLGIIAFTDFDRLSAFDPVLADRVFTACTKRLRAMLPAERFLAQVDRGHIGVWFGAGPGDAPSDATSDADAWAELDAVAYALSEVIVDGDNQIIPQVAFRLAPHDAADGQSPAAFVARTLASFALPPCGSVSVVQPVADQAETARDRFALEQDLRQAIDRRELRLAYQPLVDASQGCIGGAEALIRWEHPTRGLIPPAQFVPVLESMGLAQEIGMWALNTALREARGWAASDLGRLRVAVNVSSLQLERDDLPQLVQRTLESHGVSASQLELELTESVATSDAEHCRGIFARLRAMGIKLAVDDFGTGYSGFSSLRTLDFDKIKIDREFVTDVDSRGDSQAICQSIIALGRGLGIRVLAEGVERRGEYEWLRRHGCHHFQGYYFGQPMTGEAFAAWVRDREALGRLLAPPGGGQRILEKIRA, encoded by the coding sequence ATGTACGCCGCGCCCCTGATCCGCAGAGTCGCCCTCACGCGCGCCGCCCCGGTGGCGTTCGCGGCGGTGGTGGCGGTGCCGGCGGCGCTGATCGGCGAGATGGCGCTGGCCGTGGCGGCAGCAGTGCTGGCGATCGGCGCGGCGCTGTGGATCGACTGGTTGCAGCGCCGGGTGGCCGGCGACAAGGCTCCGCAAAGCGGCACCGAACCGCCGCCGGTGCAGCGCCAGCGCGTCGTGGAGGTCCACCCGGTCAGCGGCCTGCCGGTGCGCGAGGGGCTGATCGAACGGATCGCGCGCGACCGCGGCGGGCTGCTCGGCATTATCGCCTTCACCGATTTCGACCGGCTGTCGGCGTTCGACCCGGTGCTCGCCGACCGCGTGTTCACCGCCTGCACGAAACGGCTGCGCGCGATGCTGCCCGCCGAGCGCTTCCTGGCGCAGGTCGATCGCGGGCATATCGGCGTGTGGTTCGGCGCGGGGCCGGGCGATGCCCCGAGTGACGCCACCAGTGACGCGGACGCCTGGGCCGAGCTGGATGCGGTGGCCTATGCGCTGAGCGAGGTCATTGTCGATGGCGACAACCAGATCATTCCGCAGGTCGCCTTCCGCCTGGCCCCGCACGATGCCGCCGACGGCCAGTCGCCCGCGGCGTTCGTCGCGCGGACGCTCGCGTCCTTTGCGCTGCCGCCATGCGGTTCGGTGAGCGTGGTGCAGCCGGTCGCCGACCAGGCCGAAACCGCGCGCGACCGGTTCGCGCTGGAACAGGATCTGCGCCAGGCGATCGACCGGCGCGAATTGCGCCTGGCGTATCAGCCGCTGGTCGACGCATCGCAGGGCTGCATCGGCGGCGCAGAGGCGCTGATCCGCTGGGAGCATCCGACCCGCGGGCTGATCCCGCCGGCGCAGTTCGTGCCGGTGCTCGAATCGATGGGGCTGGCGCAGGAAATCGGGATGTGGGCGCTCAACACCGCCCTGCGCGAGGCGCGCGGCTGGGCGGCGAGCGATCTGGGGCGCCTGCGCGTCGCGGTGAACGTTTCGAGCCTGCAGCTCGAGCGCGACGACCTGCCGCAGCTCGTTCAGCGCACGCTGGAGAGCCACGGGGTGAGCGCGAGCCAGCTCGAACTGGAGCTGACCGAAAGCGTCGCGACCAGCGATGCCGAGCATTGCCGCGGCATCTTCGCGCGACTGCGGGCGATGGGGATCAAGCTGGCGGTCGACGATTTCGGCACCGGCTATTCGGGGTTCAGCTCGCTTCGGACGCTCGATTTCGACAAGATCAAGATCGACCGCGAATTCGTGACCGACGTCGACAGCCGCGGCGACAGCCAGGCGATCTGCCAGAGCATCATCGCGCTCGGCCGGGGTCTCGGTATCCGCGTGCTCGCCGAAGGGGTCGAGCGGCGCGGCGAATATGAATGGTTGCGGCGGCATGGCTGTCACCATTTTCAGGGCTATTATTTCGGGCAGCCGATGACGGGCGAGGCGTTTGCGGCATGGGTGCGCGACCGCGAGGCGCTCGGTCGGCTGCTCGCCCCGCCGGGTGGCGGACAACGGATTCTGGAGAAGATACGGGCATGA
- a CDS encoding helix-turn-helix domain-containing protein, giving the protein MVDRKLFAGHAVRRMRRRAGLTQAAMAEALGVSASYLNLIERNQRPLTAGLMLRLAEVYDFDARTLSAGEPGGGADAIRRRLADPIFADLEIDRAELEEWLSGAPGGAEAFARAYDRGGAGTAASDAPDPGTVVRREIERWRNHFADLDTAAEGLADELRQQAGDLFGAMAERLRVKHQLSIRILPLEVLPDVRVRLDLHARQLQLSETLDPPSRVFALARQLALLEARGEIDALVRGGAFTDRAAERLYRRHLTGYYAAAVMMPYARFLRACEATGYDLELIRRRFGASAEQVAHRLTTLSRVGARGLPFLMLRTDRAGQVSKRFAGASGSPLVEGPGLCPLLDTFAVFQRPDERIVQLVELEDGSRWFTSSRCVGPAGGWSGAVRARFAVTLGLAAEAAGVLAAARGLDLTGGATPIGAGCRACTRADCPQRSAPPAGRTLLLNDRETGVSPFGFAGD; this is encoded by the coding sequence ATGGTCGATCGCAAGCTGTTCGCCGGGCACGCGGTACGCCGGATGCGGCGTCGGGCGGGGCTGACCCAGGCGGCGATGGCCGAGGCGCTGGGGGTGTCGGCGAGCTACCTGAACCTGATCGAGCGCAACCAGCGCCCGCTGACCGCGGGGCTGATGCTGCGGCTGGCCGAGGTGTACGACTTCGACGCGCGCACCCTGTCGGCGGGGGAGCCGGGGGGCGGGGCCGATGCGATCCGGCGGCGGCTGGCCGACCCGATCTTCGCCGACCTGGAGATCGACCGCGCGGAGCTGGAGGAATGGCTGTCGGGCGCACCCGGCGGGGCGGAGGCGTTCGCGCGCGCCTATGATCGCGGCGGAGCCGGCACGGCGGCGAGCGATGCACCCGATCCGGGCACGGTGGTGCGGCGCGAAATCGAGCGGTGGCGCAACCACTTTGCCGACCTAGACACCGCGGCGGAGGGGCTCGCCGACGAATTGCGCCAGCAGGCCGGCGACCTGTTCGGGGCGATGGCCGAGCGGCTGCGCGTGAAACACCAGCTGTCGATCCGCATCCTGCCGCTGGAGGTGCTGCCCGACGTGCGCGTGCGGCTGGACCTGCACGCGCGGCAGTTGCAGCTGTCGGAGACGCTCGACCCGCCGAGCCGGGTGTTCGCGCTCGCCCGGCAACTCGCGCTGCTGGAAGCGCGGGGCGAGATCGATGCGCTGGTGCGCGGCGGCGCCTTCACCGATCGCGCGGCCGAGCGGCTGTATCGCCGCCACCTGACCGGATATTATGCCGCCGCGGTGATGATGCCCTACGCCCGCTTCCTGCGCGCGTGCGAGGCGACCGGGTACGATCTGGAACTGATCCGCCGCCGCTTCGGGGCGAGCGCCGAGCAGGTCGCACACCGGCTGACGACGCTCAGCCGCGTCGGCGCGCGGGGCTTGCCGTTCCTGATGCTGCGCACCGATCGCGCAGGCCAGGTGTCGAAGCGGTTCGCCGGCGCCAGCGGTTCGCCGTTGGTCGAGGGGCCGGGGCTGTGCCCGCTGCTCGACACCTTCGCGGTGTTCCAGCGGCCCGACGAGCGCATCGTCCAGCTGGTCGAGCTGGAGGACGGCAGCCGCTGGTTCACGTCGTCGCGCTGTGTCGGGCCGGCGGGGGGATGGAGCGGGGCGGTGCGCGCGCGGTTCGCGGTGACGCTGGGGCTGGCGGCGGAGGCGGCGGGGGTGCTGGCGGCGGCGCGCGGGCTGGACCTGACCGGCGGGGCGACGCCGATCGGGGCGGGATGCCGCGCCTGTACCCGCGCCGACTGTCCGCAGCGATCGGCACCGCCGGCGGGGCGGACGCTGTTGCTGAACGACCGAGAGACGGGGGTTTCGCCGTTCGGCTTCGCGGGCGACTGA